One Candidatus Lernaella stagnicola DNA window includes the following coding sequences:
- a CDS encoding electron transport complex subunit E has protein sequence MSHVQEFTKGLLRENPVFKLVLGMCPTLAVTTSAENGIGMGLASTFVLVCSNVLVSLLRNVIPAKVRIPAFIVIIASFVTVVDLTMNAYFHQLHKALGLFIPLIVVNCIILGRAEAFASKNKVTPAIADGLGMGIGFTLALFVLGSTRELLGSGSVLGVPILSSLIGAIGWDFKQVIVMILPPGAFIALGVILSIINAVSKRMTKAPASG, from the coding sequence ATGTCGCACGTGCAGGAATTCACCAAGGGTCTGTTGAGAGAAAACCCGGTGTTTAAGCTCGTGCTTGGCATGTGCCCGACGCTGGCGGTGACGACCTCGGCCGAAAACGGCATCGGCATGGGCCTGGCGTCGACCTTTGTGCTCGTGTGTTCGAACGTGCTGGTGTCGCTGCTGCGCAACGTGATTCCGGCGAAGGTGCGCATTCCGGCGTTTATTGTGATCATCGCTTCGTTCGTGACGGTCGTCGATTTGACGATGAACGCGTACTTCCACCAATTGCACAAAGCGTTGGGGCTGTTTATTCCGCTGATTGTGGTCAATTGCATTATCCTGGGCCGCGCCGAAGCTTTTGCCAGCAAGAACAAGGTGACGCCGGCGATTGCCGACGGCCTGGGGATGGGCATTGGTTTCACGCTGGCGCTGTTCGTATTGGGATCGACGCGGGAACTGCTGGGCAGCGGCTCGGTGTTGGGCGTGCCGATACTCAGCTCGTTGATCGGCGCTATCGGCTGGGACTTCAAGCAGGTGATCGTAATGATTTTGCCGCCGGGCGCATTTATCGCGTTGGGCGTGATTCTTTCGATCATCAACGCGGTATCGAAACGAATGACCAAGGCCCCCGCCTCTGGCTGA
- a CDS encoding radical SAM protein, protein MSDFVLVNPPLSARARYGSLASVGNRLPNLGLAYLAAFLRDQGIETAIVDAAAMNYSVDQTAAAVQELAPRVCGVTASTLAVDVAGQIAAAVKERLPACAMIVGGAHVTSRPEQTLAEYPGFDFGVMGEAELTAVDLFDAITGGGSAASIAGVVYREDGLIRRTGPRDLIDDLDELPLPAWDLLPDLAATYAPSPQSIYRLPSTILFTARGCPYGCTFCDRSVFGRSLRLHSAKRVWEMMEHLYRHYGIIDFAFHDESLLIHEGRLVELCRYIQRSGLPISFSGQGRVDQKLSSFALRELAKAGCWQMSFGLESGSDEILRILGKGTTVARAHEALATMREAGIATKAFIMLGCPGETKETLQETRELVLSAPIDDVMIGFFTPFPGIELLKGIDWRGEIIGTFAEMSEHRVTFVPNGLTAKSLRRFRRRLYRRFYLRPGVIRQYLRRLREPSGRRVLLRAAFGFLWSALFGR, encoded by the coding sequence ATGAGCGATTTCGTTCTCGTGAATCCGCCGCTGTCGGCCCGGGCCCGTTACGGCTCACTGGCTTCGGTGGGCAATCGCCTGCCCAACCTGGGGCTCGCGTACCTGGCGGCGTTTTTGCGCGACCAGGGTATCGAAACGGCGATCGTGGACGCGGCGGCGATGAACTACTCGGTCGACCAGACCGCGGCGGCCGTGCAGGAATTGGCGCCGCGCGTGTGCGGCGTCACGGCTTCCACGCTGGCCGTGGACGTGGCGGGTCAAATCGCGGCGGCGGTCAAGGAGCGCCTGCCCGCCTGCGCCATGATCGTCGGCGGCGCTCACGTCACCAGCCGGCCGGAGCAAACGCTGGCCGAGTATCCGGGCTTCGATTTCGGCGTGATGGGCGAGGCCGAGTTGACGGCGGTGGACTTGTTCGACGCCATCACCGGCGGTGGGTCGGCGGCGTCCATCGCAGGCGTCGTGTATCGCGAAGACGGCTTGATTCGCCGCACGGGGCCGCGGGATCTCATCGACGACCTGGATGAACTGCCGCTGCCCGCATGGGATTTGCTGCCGGATCTGGCCGCGACCTATGCGCCGAGCCCGCAGTCGATTTACCGCCTGCCCTCGACCATTTTGTTCACCGCGCGCGGCTGCCCTTACGGATGCACTTTCTGCGATCGCAGCGTGTTCGGTCGCTCGCTGCGCCTGCACAGCGCCAAGCGCGTGTGGGAGATGATGGAGCACCTGTATCGCCATTACGGCATCATTGATTTCGCCTTCCACGATGAGAGCCTGTTGATTCACGAAGGGCGGCTGGTGGAATTGTGCCGCTACATTCAACGCAGCGGCCTACCGATCTCGTTTTCGGGACAGGGGCGCGTCGATCAGAAACTGTCGTCTTTCGCCTTGCGGGAATTGGCCAAGGCAGGCTGCTGGCAGATGTCGTTCGGGTTGGAGTCGGGCAGCGATGAGATCCTGCGCATTCTGGGCAAAGGCACGACGGTCGCCCGAGCCCACGAGGCGCTGGCGACTATGCGCGAGGCGGGTATCGCCACGAAGGCGTTCATCATGCTGGGTTGTCCGGGCGAAACGAAAGAGACGCTGCAGGAAACCCGCGAGTTGGTGCTCAGCGCGCCGATCGACGATGTGATGATCGGCTTTTTCACGCCCTTCCCGGGCATCGAGCTGCTTAAGGGTATCGACTGGCGCGGCGAGATCATCGGCACATTCGCGGAGATGAGCGAACACCGGGTGACGTTCGTACCCAACGGCCTGACGGCCAAGTCGCTGCGCCGATTTCGCCGCCGCTTGTACCGACGGTTCTATCTGCGCCCCGGCGTGATCCGCCAATACCTGCGACGGCTGCGCGAACCTTCCGGACGCCGCGTGCTGCTGCGGGCCGCCTTCGGTTTCCTGTGGAGTGCGCTGTTCGGCCGCTAG
- a CDS encoding RnfABCDGE type electron transport complex subunit B, which yields MLTAILILASVALVAAVGLGVASRVFAVEVDPVVEQINELLPGVNCGACGNPGCHGYAELLAAGKADVNDCPVCSADNRRAIADLLHLEFSETVRDVAFVHCGGTREHAKDIFEYAGIQTCKAAHMLGGPLGCRYGCLGYGDCLAVCLFDAIVIEDGVARILPERCTSCGQCVAACPRDLIDLQPAHQKVLVNCSTHGRGKAVSVNCKVGCIGCGRCVKACPTEAITMDNLLPVIDADKCILCGQCARVCPTHSILDEAGPHWIARINENCTGCTLCAPVCPADAIAGERKSRHEVDPKKCVRCDKCYATCDFEAIEMVDEDGAIRMEPRPKKTKKRAEATS from the coding sequence ATGCTCACGGCGATTCTCATATTAGCGAGCGTGGCCCTGGTGGCGGCCGTAGGCTTAGGTGTGGCCAGCCGCGTGTTCGCCGTGGAGGTCGACCCGGTCGTCGAGCAGATCAACGAACTGCTGCCCGGCGTCAACTGCGGCGCATGCGGGAATCCGGGCTGCCACGGGTACGCGGAATTGTTGGCGGCGGGCAAAGCCGACGTCAACGATTGCCCGGTGTGCAGCGCCGATAATCGCCGAGCCATCGCCGACCTGCTGCATCTGGAATTTTCCGAAACGGTGCGCGACGTGGCCTTCGTACATTGCGGCGGCACTCGCGAACATGCCAAGGATATTTTCGAGTACGCCGGTATTCAGACGTGCAAAGCGGCGCACATGCTCGGCGGTCCACTGGGCTGTCGCTACGGTTGCCTGGGCTACGGCGACTGCCTCGCGGTGTGCCTATTCGACGCCATCGTGATCGAAGACGGCGTGGCGCGGATCCTGCCGGAGCGCTGCACTTCGTGCGGCCAGTGTGTGGCGGCATGTCCGCGTGACCTGATCGACCTGCAGCCGGCGCACCAGAAGGTGTTGGTCAACTGCAGCACTCACGGGCGCGGCAAAGCGGTGTCGGTGAACTGCAAAGTCGGATGCATCGGTTGCGGCCGCTGCGTGAAGGCGTGTCCGACCGAAGCGATCACCATGGACAACCTGCTGCCGGTGATCGACGCCGACAAATGCATCTTGTGCGGCCAGTGCGCGCGGGTGTGCCCGACGCATTCGATTCTCGACGAGGCCGGGCCGCACTGGATTGCCCGCATCAACGAAAACTGCACCGGCTGCACGCTTTGCGCGCCGGTCTGCCCCGCCGACGCAATCGCCGGAGAACGTAAGAGTCGGCACGAAGTCGACCCGAAAAAGTGCGTTCGCTGCGATAAGTGTTACGCGACTTGCGACTTCGAGGCGATCGAAATGGTCGATGAAGACGGCGCGATCCGCATGGAACCCCGTCCGAAAAAGACCAAGAAAAGAGCGGAGGCGACATCGTGA
- a CDS encoding RnfABCDGE type electron transport complex subunit D, with amino-acid sequence MSDARRLIVSSSPHVHGPDSVPKIMWSVVAALVPATALSIYTFGLGAALTVLWAVAGCVMAEALFARLLKRPLTITDGSAAVTGLLLALNLPANAPWWMTLIGCLVAVGLAKWAFGGLGQNIFNPALVARVFLLISFPVQMTSWPLPMGAGRFRSLDALTGATPLGRINEAILRDKPEMLDGMASWTDMALGNIPGSMGEISAVALMIGALFLLYRGYITWHTPVSYIGTVFVLGHLLHLTKPELFPSGQVHVMAGGLMLGALFMATDMVTSPLTGKGQLIFGLGCGVLTVVIRLFGAYPEGVSFAILIMNATVPLIDRFTVPKKFGYVPPQKEEVGAVG; translated from the coding sequence ATGAGTGACGCCAGACGCCTGATTGTCAGTTCCAGCCCGCACGTGCACGGGCCCGATTCGGTCCCGAAAATCATGTGGTCGGTCGTGGCCGCCTTGGTGCCGGCCACCGCGCTGTCGATCTATACCTTCGGGTTGGGCGCGGCGCTGACGGTGCTGTGGGCCGTGGCGGGCTGCGTGATGGCCGAGGCCTTATTCGCCCGGCTTCTCAAGCGGCCGCTGACCATCACCGACGGCTCGGCGGCGGTGACCGGCTTGCTGCTGGCGTTGAATCTGCCCGCCAACGCGCCGTGGTGGATGACCTTGATTGGCTGCCTGGTGGCGGTCGGCCTGGCGAAGTGGGCGTTTGGCGGCCTGGGACAAAACATCTTCAACCCGGCGTTGGTCGCGCGGGTGTTTTTGCTGATTAGTTTCCCGGTGCAGATGACTTCCTGGCCGCTGCCGATGGGCGCGGGCCGCTTCCGTTCGTTGGATGCGCTCACGGGCGCCACGCCGCTGGGGCGGATCAACGAAGCGATCTTGAGGGACAAGCCGGAGATGCTCGACGGCATGGCGTCGTGGACGGATATGGCCTTGGGCAATATCCCGGGCAGCATGGGCGAGATATCGGCGGTCGCGCTGATGATTGGGGCGCTGTTTTTGCTGTACCGGGGCTACATCACGTGGCACACGCCGGTCAGTTACATCGGCACGGTGTTTGTGCTCGGGCACTTGCTGCACCTGACGAAGCCGGAACTCTTTCCGAGCGGCCAGGTACACGTAATGGCCGGCGGGTTGATGCTCGGCGCGCTATTTATGGCTACGGACATGGTCACCTCGCCGCTCACGGGGAAGGGGCAACTCATCTTCGGCTTGGGCTGCGGCGTGTTGACGGTGGTGATCCGCTTGTTCGGCGCGTATCCCGAAGGCGTTTCGTTTGCGATTTTGATCATGAACGCCACGGTGCCGCTGATCGATCGCTTCACGGTGCCGAAAAAATTCGGCTACGTGCCGCCGCAAAAGGAAGAAGTGGGGGCCGTGGGATGA
- a CDS encoding radical SAM protein — protein sequence MRVFLGNGPWSKTGYYGVRAGSRWPHFEDQNLEYMPFPFFLAYAAALLEREEVPVLLVDALAEKIDRPAFLERIDAFTPDVIVLEVSTISIETDLATAREIKERFPDAKLVFAGLHAYMYEPGWLDEHADIDFVLVGEYEDTLLELIKRLDEGVSPAGCQGLLWRAADGVHDEGRRPLREDLDSLPWPARHFLPLHEYHDEPGSIPRPSVQMWASRGCPFGCVFCAWPQIMYNSSKYRVRGVRDTVDEMEWLVGEYGFRSVYFDDDTFNVKKDRTLALAREIKARNLGVPWAIMARADLMDRETLEELQDAGLYALKYGVESSDAELLEQMNKSLDIDKVRKIIAITRELGIKMHLTFLFGMPGETRETASATIEMALASGAESVQFTIATPFPGSRYYYDLSKKGRIITDDFERYDGFRSAVIKTDHLEPHELEEIVAEANRRWQEHRWGTLNPDTRTVAKKAVDLARDPRRIPDSLRRLLRR from the coding sequence ATGCGCGTTTTTCTGGGCAACGGACCCTGGAGCAAAACCGGATACTACGGCGTGCGGGCCGGCAGCCGCTGGCCGCATTTCGAGGACCAGAACCTCGAATACATGCCCTTCCCGTTTTTTCTGGCTTACGCCGCCGCGTTGCTCGAGCGCGAGGAGGTGCCGGTCCTGCTCGTCGACGCGCTGGCCGAGAAGATCGACCGACCCGCCTTCTTGGAACGGATCGACGCCTTCACGCCGGATGTGATCGTTCTGGAGGTGAGCACCATCTCCATCGAAACCGACCTGGCCACGGCCCGCGAAATCAAGGAACGCTTTCCCGATGCAAAGCTTGTCTTCGCCGGGCTGCACGCCTACATGTATGAGCCGGGTTGGCTGGACGAACACGCCGACATCGATTTCGTGCTCGTCGGCGAGTACGAAGACACGCTGCTCGAATTGATCAAACGCCTGGACGAGGGCGTTTCACCCGCCGGCTGCCAAGGCCTGTTGTGGCGCGCGGCGGACGGCGTGCACGACGAAGGACGACGGCCGCTGCGCGAAGACCTCGACAGCCTGCCGTGGCCCGCGCGTCATTTTCTGCCGCTGCACGAATACCACGACGAGCCCGGTTCGATTCCGCGCCCCTCGGTGCAAATGTGGGCCAGCCGCGGCTGCCCCTTCGGTTGCGTGTTCTGCGCGTGGCCGCAGATCATGTACAATTCCTCAAAGTACCGCGTGCGTGGCGTGCGCGACACCGTCGACGAAATGGAATGGCTGGTGGGCGAATACGGCTTTCGCTCGGTCTATTTCGACGACGACACTTTCAATGTGAAAAAAGACCGCACTCTTGCCTTGGCCCGCGAGATCAAGGCCCGCAACCTCGGCGTGCCCTGGGCGATCATGGCCCGCGCCGATCTGATGGACCGCGAAACCCTCGAGGAACTCCAGGACGCGGGTTTGTACGCGCTCAAGTACGGGGTGGAGTCGTCCGACGCCGAGCTGCTGGAGCAAATGAACAAGTCGCTGGATATCGACAAAGTGCGCAAGATCATCGCCATCACGCGCGAGCTCGGCATCAAGATGCACCTCACGTTCCTGTTCGGCATGCCCGGCGAAACCCGCGAAACCGCGAGTGCGACGATCGAGATGGCGCTGGCGTCCGGCGCCGAATCGGTACAGTTCACCATCGCCACGCCCTTCCCCGGTAGCCGCTACTACTATGACTTAAGCAAGAAGGGACGCATCATCACCGACGATTTCGAGCGCTACGACGGTTTCCGCAGCGCGGTGATCAAAACCGATCACCTCGAACCCCATGAGTTGGAGGAAATCGTCGCCGAGGCCAACCGCCGTTGGCAGGAACACCGCTGGGGCACGCTGAATCCCGATACGCGCACGGTCGCCAAGAAGGCCGTCGACCTAGCCCGCGATCCCCGCCGCATCCCCGATAGTCTGCGCCGCCTTTTGCGACGCTGA
- the rsxA gene encoding electron transport complex subunit RsxA has protein sequence MINLLLLAVSAVLVNNFVLSRFLGICPFLGVSKRIETALGMGMAVIFVMTVAGVVTWSLHSLVLKPFSVEYLQTIVFILVIAALVQFVEMVMQKVSPVLYQALGIYLPLITTNCAILGLAVLNVQKETPFLEMLVFSVAAGVGFTLALVLLAGIRERLEFADVPDSMRGTAIVLIAAGLLSLAFMGFAGLG, from the coding sequence ATGATCAACCTGCTTTTGCTCGCCGTATCCGCCGTGTTGGTCAACAACTTTGTGTTATCGAGATTCCTTGGCATCTGCCCGTTTCTGGGCGTATCCAAACGCATCGAGACAGCGTTGGGCATGGGCATGGCGGTGATTTTTGTGATGACGGTGGCGGGCGTTGTCACGTGGTCGCTGCATAGTCTCGTGCTTAAGCCTTTCTCGGTTGAGTACCTGCAAACCATCGTATTCATTCTTGTGATCGCCGCGCTGGTGCAGTTCGTGGAGATGGTGATGCAGAAAGTCAGCCCGGTGTTGTATCAGGCGCTGGGCATCTACCTGCCGCTGATCACCACCAACTGCGCGATTCTCGGCCTGGCAGTGCTCAACGTGCAAAAAGAAACTCCGTTCCTCGAGATGCTTGTGTTTTCGGTGGCGGCCGGCGTGGGCTTCACGTTGGCGCTGGTGCTGCTGGCGGGCATTCGCGAGCGGTTGGAATTTGCCGACGTGCCCGATTCCATGCGCGGCACGGCGATCGTGCTGATCGCCGCCGGCTTGCTTAGTTTGGCCTTCATGGGTTTTGCCGGGCTGGGTTAA
- a CDS encoding BtrH N-terminal domain-containing protein, with protein sequence MRRVIEGYRHTTGKHCGTTSVSGMLRFYGHEFSEAMCIGLAAGLDFFYMSSPNMSPSHFWGGRQPLLEYDGFTRLGATVRVRQTQDEAEAWRWVKDELDAGRPAMVQVDIRWLDYYNTKTHFGGHKIVVVGYDDERQTARISDSEFADVQEIPLAGLAKARACSAPPWMLENDWFELEVPSQLRPLEEIVPEAIAALAERMQGDRGEHFGMAGMAKAAAELPGWGAAEDWRWCARFGYQVLEKRGTGGGNFRNLYAAFLREAAAYCGDVERLELADRMKNIAAAWTKLAYDLREISERETPGGFDEAGEQLRRLCELEREFYLSAGACACSPPMGAT encoded by the coding sequence ATGCGCAGGGTCATCGAGGGATACCGGCACACGACGGGTAAGCACTGCGGGACGACTTCCGTCAGCGGCATGCTTCGTTTTTACGGACACGAGTTTTCCGAAGCGATGTGCATCGGCCTGGCCGCGGGTCTCGACTTTTTCTACATGAGTTCACCGAACATGAGCCCGTCGCATTTCTGGGGCGGCCGCCAACCGCTGTTGGAGTACGACGGCTTCACGCGGCTGGGCGCGACGGTGCGCGTGCGGCAAACCCAGGACGAAGCCGAGGCGTGGCGGTGGGTCAAGGATGAGTTGGACGCCGGACGCCCGGCCATGGTGCAGGTGGATATCCGTTGGCTCGACTACTACAACACCAAGACCCATTTCGGCGGGCATAAGATCGTCGTGGTCGGCTATGACGACGAGCGGCAAACGGCGCGGATCAGCGACAGCGAATTCGCCGACGTGCAGGAAATCCCGCTGGCGGGTCTGGCGAAGGCGCGGGCGTGCTCGGCGCCGCCGTGGATGCTGGAAAACGACTGGTTCGAACTCGAAGTGCCCTCGCAACTGCGGCCGCTGGAGGAAATCGTCCCCGAAGCGATTGCGGCACTGGCCGAGCGCATGCAAGGCGATCGCGGGGAGCATTTCGGCATGGCGGGCATGGCGAAGGCGGCGGCGGAGTTGCCGGGGTGGGGCGCGGCGGAAGATTGGCGCTGGTGTGCGCGATTCGGTTACCAGGTGCTGGAAAAGCGCGGCACCGGCGGCGGCAATTTTCGGAATCTCTACGCCGCGTTTTTGCGTGAGGCGGCGGCGTATTGCGGGGATGTCGAGCGCCTTGAACTGGCCGACCGAATGAAAAACATCGCCGCGGCCTGGACAAAACTCGCTTATGATCTGCGTGAAATCTCCGAGCGGGAAACGCCCGGCGGTTTCGACGAAGCAGGCGAGCAGCTTCGCCGCTTGTGCGAACTGGAACGAGAATTTTATCTGTCGGCCGGCGCTTGCGCGTGCAGTCCGCCGATGGGAGCGACATGA
- a CDS encoding RnfABCDGE type electron transport complex subunit G produces the protein MNDLLKMTLVLTLICVVAAVALSQVYRVTKEPIAVALEAEAKEAAATVLGPVLSDGAAVDKRAGGPDGAALYVAVKDGQPQGFAFPVVSHKGYAGDIGGMLGVDTEGRVLGYKVVQHSETPGLGSHIQTNEAWLKQLVFCPDGERRTLDSKNTDWRVKKDGGDIDALTGATISPRAVTGSIKAGLEWFAEHRAELTGTVSPNPVEAQDAGPPTPNPKLEEGGVVDQKLPAAVALPKVEKTPPPFTEKTLTE, from the coding sequence ATGAACGACCTGCTCAAAATGACGCTGGTGTTGACGTTGATCTGCGTCGTGGCGGCCGTGGCGTTATCGCAGGTGTACCGCGTCACCAAAGAGCCGATTGCGGTGGCGCTGGAGGCCGAGGCCAAGGAAGCGGCGGCCACGGTGCTGGGGCCGGTGTTGTCGGACGGCGCGGCGGTCGATAAGCGCGCGGGCGGTCCGGACGGCGCGGCGTTGTACGTGGCGGTCAAGGACGGGCAGCCGCAGGGCTTCGCGTTTCCTGTGGTGTCGCACAAGGGCTACGCGGGCGACATCGGCGGCATGCTCGGGGTCGATACCGAGGGTCGGGTGCTGGGATACAAAGTCGTGCAGCACTCCGAAACGCCCGGATTGGGATCGCATATCCAAACCAACGAAGCGTGGTTGAAGCAACTGGTATTTTGTCCCGACGGCGAGCGCCGCACGCTTGATTCGAAGAACACGGATTGGCGGGTGAAAAAAGACGGCGGCGACATTGACGCGCTCACCGGCGCGACGATCAGTCCGCGGGCCGTGACGGGATCCATCAAGGCTGGGCTGGAGTGGTTTGCCGAGCATCGGGCGGAGCTGACCGGGACGGTGTCGCCGAATCCGGTCGAGGCGCAAGATGCGGGTCCGCCGACGCCGAATCCGAAGTTGGAGGAAGGTGGCGTGGTCGATCAGAAGTTGCCGGCGGCCGTCGCGCTGCCGAAGGTGGAAAAAACGCCGCCGCCCTTTACCGAAAAGACGTTGACGGAGTAA
- a CDS encoding BamA/TamA family outer membrane protein yields MWRKVFMFALLILISASPVLAQDVPETTEDDDPSKVTFIPIPVVFYTPETNFGFGASGVLLYRLPGEPAASRTSQFSGVAFYTLKKQYSVILSPKMYFANEDYYLDLVLGMSHYPSQFYGMGNNTRLADEETFTADSFRGDLDFLRRVYKDFYAGVAYRFEHFDITDVEDDGLIANQDLTGDDAGTVSQLGAVLLWDSRDSALSSRSGSLYQLTALLADPGVGSDFVYNDYLIEIRHFIPLFERHAFGVQLLSQIMTGDPPFDEMATIGGSDRLRGVEQGRFRDKAALVAQMEYRFPIYWRFSGAAFLGGGAVEERFNFINLNEAHVSAGGGLRFRLTKDEPLHLRLDLGFSEDDTGVYFVFGEAF; encoded by the coding sequence ATGTGGCGCAAAGTATTCATGTTCGCATTACTGATTCTCATCTCGGCGTCGCCCGTGCTTGCCCAAGATGTTCCCGAAACGACAGAGGACGACGACCCATCCAAGGTGACCTTCATCCCCATCCCAGTCGTGTTCTACACGCCCGAAACCAACTTCGGATTCGGCGCCAGCGGCGTGTTGCTCTATCGCCTGCCCGGCGAGCCGGCCGCGTCGCGTACGTCACAATTCAGCGGCGTCGCTTTCTACACGCTCAAGAAGCAGTACTCGGTGATCCTGTCGCCGAAGATGTACTTCGCCAACGAAGATTACTACCTCGACTTGGTCCTCGGGATGTCTCACTACCCCTCGCAGTTCTACGGCATGGGCAACAACACGCGCTTGGCGGACGAGGAAACCTTCACGGCCGATTCCTTCCGCGGCGATCTCGACTTCCTGCGGCGGGTGTACAAAGACTTCTACGCGGGCGTCGCCTATCGCTTCGAACATTTCGACATCACGGATGTAGAAGACGACGGCTTGATCGCCAATCAGGACCTAACCGGTGACGACGCCGGTACGGTTTCTCAACTCGGCGCGGTCCTGCTTTGGGATTCGCGTGACTCGGCGCTGTCCAGCCGCAGCGGATCGCTCTATCAACTCACGGCGCTGCTGGCCGACCCGGGCGTCGGCAGCGACTTCGTTTACAACGATTACCTAATCGAAATTCGCCACTTCATACCGCTGTTCGAGCGCCACGCTTTTGGCGTGCAGTTGTTGTCGCAAATCATGACCGGCGATCCGCCCTTCGACGAAATGGCTACGATCGGCGGCTCCGACCGCTTGCGTGGCGTTGAGCAGGGACGCTTTCGCGACAAGGCTGCGCTGGTGGCGCAAATGGAATACCGCTTTCCGATCTACTGGCGCTTTTCCGGCGCGGCCTTTCTCGGCGGCGGCGCGGTGGAAGAGCGTTTCAACTTTATCAATTTGAATGAAGCCCACGTTTCGGCGGGCGGCGGCTTGCGCTTTCGCTTGACGAAAGACGAGCCTCTTCATCTGCGGCTCGACCTCGGTTTCAGCGAAGACGATACCGGCGTGTATTTCGTATTCGGGGAAGCCTTCTAG
- the rsxC gene encoding electron transport complex subunit RsxC — protein sequence MKPRRFYGGVHPPEKKFSAERAIEVLPVPGEMVVPLSMHIGAPAKPVVQGGDEVKVGQVLGEPGGFVSAYIHSPVSGTVRKIEPRDHPLGRPLPCVIIDNDGADETVDFTPLVRWEETAPEELLDAVFKAGIVGMGGATFPTHVKLKPPPNFHIDTVIANGVECEPYLTADHRMMLEHPAKILEGMRIVMRILGVKRGFLGIEMNKPDAIELMTQKARTVDEIEVVPLQVRYPQGAEKQLIYACTGREVPSGGLPMAVGVVVQNVSTLAAIRDAVVKGKPLFERVVTVTGEAVTTPKNLLVRVGTPLRLLIEAAGGLNGDAAKIISGGPMMGLAQHVQNVPIIKGSSGVLCLPPELVDVSPPAPCIRCGACVGVCPAGLLPTDLVRLVENNKFDEADRLGVMDCIECGSCAFGCPSRIKLVQWIRLGKAEVMARKKKMS from the coding sequence GTGAAACCCCGGCGCTTCTACGGCGGCGTGCATCCACCTGAGAAGAAATTCTCGGCCGAGCGCGCCATTGAAGTTTTGCCGGTGCCGGGCGAAATGGTCGTGCCGCTGTCGATGCACATCGGTGCCCCGGCCAAGCCGGTGGTACAGGGCGGCGACGAGGTGAAGGTCGGGCAGGTGCTGGGCGAGCCGGGCGGCTTCGTCAGCGCTTACATCCACAGCCCGGTGTCGGGCACCGTGCGCAAGATCGAACCACGCGATCACCCGCTGGGCCGGCCGTTGCCGTGCGTGATCATCGACAACGACGGCGCGGACGAGACCGTCGATTTCACGCCGCTGGTGCGCTGGGAGGAAACTGCGCCGGAGGAATTGCTCGACGCGGTATTCAAGGCGGGCATCGTCGGCATGGGCGGCGCGACCTTCCCGACCCACGTCAAGCTCAAGCCGCCGCCGAATTTTCACATCGACACCGTCATTGCCAATGGCGTCGAGTGCGAACCCTACCTCACCGCCGATCACCGCATGATGCTCGAACATCCGGCCAAGATTCTCGAGGGCATGCGGATCGTCATGCGCATCCTGGGCGTCAAGCGGGGTTTCCTCGGCATCGAGATGAACAAGCCCGACGCCATTGAACTGATGACGCAAAAGGCGCGCACGGTGGACGAAATCGAAGTCGTGCCGCTGCAGGTGCGCTACCCGCAAGGGGCCGAGAAACAGTTGATCTACGCCTGCACCGGGCGCGAAGTGCCCTCGGGCGGGTTACCGATGGCCGTGGGCGTGGTCGTGCAAAACGTGAGTACGTTGGCGGCGATACGCGACGCCGTGGTCAAGGGTAAGCCCTTATTCGAGCGCGTCGTGACGGTTACCGGCGAAGCCGTGACCACACCGAAGAATCTGCTGGTGCGCGTGGGCACGCCGCTGCGGCTCTTGATCGAAGCCGCGGGCGGATTGAACGGCGACGCGGCGAAAATCATCAGCGGCGGCCCGATGATGGGGCTGGCGCAACACGTGCAGAACGTGCCGATCATCAAAGGCTCGAGCGGTGTGCTGTGCCTGCCGCCGGAACTGGTCGACGTCTCCCCGCCGGCCCCGTGCATTCGTTGCGGCGCGTGCGTGGGCGTCTGCCCGGCCGGGTTGCTGCCGACCGACCTGGTGCGGTTGGTGGAAAACAATAAATTCGACGAAGCCGACCGATTGGGCGTGATGGACTGCATCGAATGCGGCTCCTGCGCCTTCGGTTGTCCGTCGCGCATCAAGCTGGTGCAGTGGATTCGTTTGGGCAAAGCCGAAGTGATGGCGCGAAAGAAGAAGATGTCATGA